The region CGGCTTCTATGTACATACCGCTGCCTCCTGTCATAAAAACCAGATCGTGTACCTTGAACAGTTCTTTGAGTTTTGCCAGCGCCTGATGCTCATAAGTTGAGGCATTATAATCATCATGAATACTCACATTTTGAATAAAGTGATGAGGGACTGCTTTTAGCTCTTCCGGTTCAGGAACAGCAGTACCTATGTTCATTTCTTTAAATATTTGACGGCTGTCAGCAGAAATTATCTCACTATTGTAATTGCGGGCAAGTCTGATTGTGAGACTTGTTTTACCAATGGCAGTGGGGCCGGCAATTACGATTAATGTTTTTTGCATGCTGCAAAGTTAATGATTCTCTATAAAGGTAGAGCTGACAACTATACAACAAAGCATTTATGAAAGTATGAAAGACGGCAGGACTTATAATAAACGGATTTAATTTTCTGAAAATGAATCCAGAAGGTTGTCGATATAGGCTTCTCCCATTTTTATTTGACGGGGTGGTGAACCTTCTGAATGCAATAGCCTGGGAATGAGGTCGTCTGTGTTGGCTGTATATAACTCTCGCAACATCACCATAAAACCTCTTTCGGAAAAATGATCGAAAATATAAAGCATTTTGTCTCCGGGTTTTGTGAATACCGTCTTTAGTTGAACATTGTCCATGTATTCTGTGGAATATATTCCGGTATGCGCATCCATGTGTATTAAGGTGAATTCTTTCTTTTTCTCCCAGTTGTTGTTCACCATGAAAAATGAAGCCAGATGTGACTGATCATAATCACAAGCTGTTTGAATGGCCCTGTGCAAATCAAGCAACGTATGTGTATTATACATTTCCAGCTCTCTTAAAAAGCCTTTTTTTTCGTTAGATAATATGGAAAATCTCAATATCTTTTTCATTGCTTGCCTTTTTAGTGCTTTCAGGATTGCAGTTCTGTAAGAAATTTCAATGTATC is a window of Salinivirga cyanobacteriivorans DNA encoding:
- a CDS encoding IS1096 element passenger TnpR family protein, which encodes MKKILRFSILSNEKKGFLRELEMYNTHTLLDLHRAIQTACDYDQSHLASFFMVNNNWEKKKEFTLIHMDAHTGIYSTEYMDNVQLKTVFTKPGDKMLYIFDHFSERGFMVMLRELYTANTDDLIPRLLHSEGSPPRQIKMGEAYIDNLLDSFSEN